One Chromobacterium paludis genomic window carries:
- a CDS encoding 3-hydroxyacyl-CoA dehydrogenase/enoyl-CoA hydratase family protein, whose amino-acid sequence MSQTKFNVRKVAVLGAGVMGAQIAAHLVNAKVPTILFDLPAKEGDKNGIALKAIDGLKKLKPSPLAGGDVVAHIQPANYDDHLHLLKDCDLVIEAIAERMDWKVDLYHKVAPHLGEHTIFATNTSGLSINKLAEGCPDAVRPRFCGVHFFNPPRYMHLVEIIPCVTSDAHILDNLERFLVSTLGKGVVRAKDTPNFVANRIGVFSMLATIANAAKFGIRFDVVDDLTGPRLGRPKSATFRTADVVGLDTFAHVVKTMQDTLPQDPWHSLFVTPDWMQGLISAGALGSKTKAGIYKKDGKRMLVLDPAKGEYVGSGEKGDDAVKDILKIANPAEKFQKLRESQHPQAQFLWACFRDVFHYISFHLGDIANCARDVDFAIRWGFGWSAGPFETWQAAGWQQVAKWLQEDIAAGKSLAKAELPSWVLEGDRAGVHFADGSYNAADKKLVGRSTLDVYQRQLAPAKVLGEKSEQLGETVFENEGVRAFTTGDEVLVVSFKSKAHAIGPAVLDGLNTALDIAEDRFKGLVIWQTEEPFSVGADLQSMMPAFMMGDWDAIDSMIGRFQSTALRLRYSQIPTIAATQGYVFGGGCEFAMHCDKTVAALESYVGLVEVGVGLLPGGGGCKEFALRAAQEAKGDVLAALKDYFMNIATAKVATSGVEAQELGFFRKGDSVVFNAYELLYVAKRQALALAESGYRPPLKVKGFPVAGRSGAASIKGQLVNMLEGNFISQHDFFIASQIADVMTGGDVEAGTLVNEQWILDLERKAFMTLLKNSKTQDRIANMLTTGKPLRN is encoded by the coding sequence ATGTCTCAAACCAAATTCAACGTACGCAAGGTTGCCGTGCTCGGCGCTGGCGTGATGGGCGCGCAAATCGCCGCGCATCTGGTAAACGCCAAAGTGCCGACCATTCTGTTTGACCTGCCGGCCAAGGAAGGCGACAAGAACGGCATCGCGCTGAAGGCCATCGACGGCCTGAAGAAGCTGAAGCCTTCGCCGCTGGCCGGCGGCGACGTGGTTGCCCACATCCAGCCCGCCAACTACGACGACCACCTGCATCTGCTGAAAGATTGCGACCTGGTGATCGAGGCCATCGCCGAGCGCATGGACTGGAAGGTGGACCTGTACCACAAGGTGGCGCCGCATCTGGGCGAGCACACCATCTTCGCCACCAATACTTCCGGCTTGTCCATCAACAAGCTGGCCGAAGGCTGCCCGGACGCGGTTCGCCCGCGCTTCTGCGGCGTGCACTTCTTCAACCCGCCGCGCTACATGCACCTGGTTGAAATCATTCCCTGCGTGACTTCCGACGCCCACATCCTGGACAACCTGGAGCGCTTCCTGGTGTCCACCCTGGGCAAGGGCGTGGTCCGCGCCAAGGACACCCCGAACTTCGTGGCCAACCGCATCGGCGTGTTCTCCATGCTGGCCACCATCGCCAACGCCGCCAAGTTCGGCATCCGCTTCGACGTGGTGGACGACCTGACCGGCCCGCGCCTGGGCCGCCCGAAGTCCGCCACCTTCCGCACCGCCGACGTGGTGGGCCTGGACACCTTCGCCCACGTGGTGAAGACCATGCAGGACACCCTGCCGCAAGACCCGTGGCACAGCCTGTTCGTGACGCCTGACTGGATGCAGGGCCTGATCTCGGCCGGCGCGCTGGGTTCCAAGACCAAGGCCGGCATCTACAAGAAAGACGGCAAACGCATGCTGGTGCTGGACCCGGCCAAGGGCGAATACGTGGGTTCCGGCGAGAAGGGCGACGACGCGGTCAAGGACATCCTGAAGATCGCCAATCCGGCCGAAAAATTCCAGAAGCTGCGCGAGAGCCAGCATCCGCAGGCGCAATTCCTGTGGGCCTGCTTCCGCGACGTGTTCCACTACATCTCCTTCCACCTGGGCGACATCGCCAACTGCGCGCGCGACGTGGACTTCGCCATTCGCTGGGGCTTCGGCTGGTCCGCCGGCCCGTTCGAAACCTGGCAAGCCGCCGGCTGGCAGCAAGTGGCCAAGTGGCTGCAGGAAGATATCGCCGCCGGCAAGAGCCTGGCCAAGGCCGAGCTGCCGAGCTGGGTGCTGGAAGGCGACCGCGCCGGCGTGCATTTCGCCGATGGTTCCTACAACGCCGCCGACAAGAAGCTGGTGGGCCGCTCCACGCTGGACGTTTACCAACGCCAGCTGGCCCCGGCCAAGGTGCTGGGCGAGAAGTCCGAGCAACTGGGTGAAACCGTGTTCGAGAACGAAGGCGTGCGCGCCTTCACCACCGGCGACGAGGTGCTGGTGGTGTCGTTCAAGTCCAAGGCCCACGCCATCGGCCCGGCCGTGCTGGATGGCCTGAACACCGCGCTGGACATCGCCGAAGACCGCTTCAAGGGCCTGGTGATCTGGCAGACCGAAGAGCCGTTCTCGGTGGGCGCCGATCTGCAGTCCATGATGCCGGCCTTCATGATGGGCGACTGGGATGCCATCGACTCCATGATCGGCCGCTTCCAATCCACCGCCCTGCGCCTGCGCTACAGCCAAATCCCGACCATCGCCGCGACCCAGGGCTATGTGTTCGGCGGCGGCTGCGAGTTCGCCATGCACTGCGACAAGACCGTGGCCGCGCTGGAATCCTACGTCGGCCTGGTGGAAGTGGGCGTCGGCCTGCTGCCGGGCGGCGGCGGCTGCAAGGAGTTCGCGCTGCGTGCCGCTCAGGAAGCCAAGGGCGATGTGCTGGCCGCGCTGAAGGACTACTTCATGAACATCGCCACCGCCAAGGTCGCCACCAGCGGCGTGGAAGCGCAAGAGCTGGGCTTCTTCCGCAAGGGCGATTCCGTGGTGTTCAACGCTTACGAACTGCTCTATGTCGCCAAGCGCCAAGCGCTGGCGCTGGCTGAATCCGGCTATCGTCCGCCGCTGAAGGTGAAGGGCTTCCCGGTTGCCGGCCGTTCCGGCGCCGCGTCGATCAAGGGCCAGCTGGTGAACATGCTGGAAGGCAACTTCATCAGCCAACACGACTTCTTCATCGCCTCGCAGATCGCCGACGTGATGACCGGCGGCGACGTGGAAGCCGGCACCCTGGTCAACGAGCAATGGATTCTGGATCTGGAGCGCAAGGCCTTCATGACCTTGCTGAAGAACTCCAAGACCCAGGATCGCATCGCCAATATGCTGACCACCGGCAAGCCGCTGCGCAACTAA
- a CDS encoding TetR/AcrR family transcriptional regulator has product MEGSRPDTATRILDVAERLFVEHGFEATSLRMITQQAEVNLAAVNYHFGSKDALFESVFMRRLAPLLEDCLAELDRLEAQEGPLPLEQLVLSFIRPCLTLSKDPSRGGAMFVRLLSRTLVENHRLLRETISQQYSVFVQRYTQAFQRALPHLEQEQLAWRMHLAFSVMFNAFAGNDVLKIFTRSQVVTARDPDMIVKYLVPFVIAGLVSPIES; this is encoded by the coding sequence ATGGAGGGAAGTCGCCCCGATACCGCAACCCGCATCCTGGACGTCGCGGAACGTCTGTTCGTGGAGCACGGCTTCGAGGCAACCTCGCTGCGCATGATTACCCAGCAGGCCGAGGTGAATTTGGCCGCGGTGAATTATCACTTTGGTTCCAAGGACGCGTTGTTCGAATCCGTGTTCATGCGCAGGCTGGCGCCCTTGCTGGAAGACTGCCTGGCGGAGCTGGATAGGCTGGAGGCGCAGGAAGGCCCCTTGCCGCTGGAACAACTGGTGCTGTCGTTCATACGGCCGTGCCTGACGTTGTCCAAGGACCCGTCCCGCGGCGGGGCCATGTTCGTGCGCTTGCTGTCGCGCACGCTGGTGGAAAACCACCGCCTGCTGCGCGAGACCATCTCGCAGCAGTACAGCGTGTTCGTCCAACGCTACACGCAGGCCTTCCAGCGCGCGCTCCCGCATCTGGAGCAGGAGCAGCTCGCCTGGCGCATGCACCTCGCCTTCAGCGTCATGTTCAACGCCTTTGCCGGCAACGACGTGCTGAAAATCTTCACGCGCAGTCAAGTCGTCACCGCCCGGGATCCGGACATGATCGTCAAGTATCTGGTGCCTTTCGTGATTGCAGGTTTGGTCTCGCCCATAGAAAGCTGA
- a CDS encoding acyl-CoA thioesterase has protein sequence MEQQEHRVPVLRVRALPTSTNAYGRVQAGWLMSQIDMAGSLDAERLSRGPVTTVAVNAFQFAAPILLGDVVDLYVERLRIGQKSITLKISVEAERMDGSHAKITDVIATYVAIDGDGKSRLLEAV, from the coding sequence ATGGAACAACAGGAACATCGCGTGCCGGTATTGCGCGTGAGGGCCTTGCCCACCAGTACCAACGCTTATGGCAGGGTGCAGGCGGGCTGGCTGATGAGCCAGATCGACATGGCGGGCAGCCTGGACGCCGAGCGCTTGTCGCGGGGGCCGGTGACGACGGTAGCAGTCAATGCTTTCCAGTTCGCCGCGCCCATTCTGCTGGGCGATGTGGTGGATCTGTATGTCGAACGGCTGAGAATCGGCCAGAAGTCCATCACCCTGAAAATCTCGGTGGAAGCGGAGCGCATGGATGGCTCGCACGCCAAAATCACCGACGTCATCGCCACCTATGTCGCCATCGATGGCGACGGCAAATCCAGGCTGCTGGAGGCCGTCTGA
- a CDS encoding acetyl-CoA C-acyltransferase, with the protein MSKQVQEAYIVAATRTPVGKAPRGMMRHVRPDDMLAHVITGALAQVPNLDPKLISDCVVGCAFPEAEQGLNMARIGVLLAGLPNTVGGITINRYCSSGINAVQMAADRIRLGEADVVIAAGSESMSMVPMMGNKVSLNPEIFAKDENYGIAYGMGLTAEKVAQQWGVSREDQDAFAVESHRRALAAIDGGKFKNEITPLEATYRTPNLETGEVVVKKRVLDTDEGPRRETTLEGLAKLKTVFDAKGSVTAGNSSQMSDGAGAVILVSERVLKEFNLVPLARYVTFSVKGVPPEIMGIGPKEAIPAALAQAGLQQDDLKWIELNEAFAAQALAVIRDLDLDTSKVNPHGGAIALGHPLGATGAIRTATLVHGMRDAGMKGHGMVTMCIGTGMGAAGIIEVL; encoded by the coding sequence ATGAGCAAACAAGTACAAGAAGCTTACATCGTCGCCGCCACCCGCACCCCGGTGGGCAAGGCGCCGCGCGGCATGATGCGCCATGTGCGCCCGGACGACATGCTGGCGCATGTGATCACCGGCGCATTGGCCCAGGTGCCGAATCTGGACCCGAAACTGATTTCCGACTGCGTGGTGGGTTGCGCCTTCCCGGAAGCGGAGCAGGGCCTGAACATGGCGCGCATCGGCGTGCTGCTGGCCGGTCTGCCCAACACCGTGGGCGGCATCACCATCAACCGCTACTGCTCGTCCGGCATCAACGCCGTGCAGATGGCGGCCGACCGCATCCGTCTGGGCGAAGCCGACGTGGTGATCGCGGCGGGTTCGGAATCGATGTCCATGGTGCCGATGATGGGCAACAAGGTGTCGTTGAACCCGGAAATTTTCGCCAAGGACGAGAACTACGGCATCGCCTACGGCATGGGCCTGACCGCTGAAAAAGTGGCGCAGCAATGGGGCGTGTCGCGCGAAGACCAGGACGCGTTCGCGGTAGAATCGCATCGCCGCGCGCTGGCGGCCATCGACGGCGGCAAGTTCAAGAACGAAATCACCCCGCTTGAAGCGACCTACCGCACGCCGAATCTGGAAACCGGCGAAGTGGTGGTGAAGAAGCGCGTGCTGGACACCGACGAGGGTCCGCGCCGCGAAACCACGCTGGAAGGCCTGGCCAAGCTGAAGACCGTGTTCGACGCCAAGGGCTCCGTCACCGCCGGCAACTCTTCGCAGATGTCCGACGGCGCCGGCGCGGTGATCCTGGTGTCCGAGCGCGTGCTGAAGGAATTCAACCTGGTGCCGCTGGCCCGCTACGTGACCTTCTCGGTCAAGGGCGTGCCGCCGGAAATCATGGGCATCGGTCCCAAGGAGGCCATTCCGGCCGCGCTGGCTCAGGCCGGCCTGCAGCAGGATGATCTGAAGTGGATCGAGCTGAACGAAGCCTTCGCCGCCCAGGCGCTGGCCGTGATCCGCGACCTGGACCTGGATACCAGCAAGGTGAACCCGCATGGCGGCGCCATCGCCCTGGGCCACCCGCTGGGCGCCACCGGCGCCATCCGCACCGCCACCCTGGTGCACGGCATGCGCGACGCGGGCATGAAGGGCCACGGCATGGTGACGATGTGCATCGGCACCGGCATGGGCGCCGCCGGCATCATCGAAGTGCTGTAA
- a CDS encoding OmpP1/FadL family transporter, with translation MKLKHLSLSVMIMGTAFGLASTQAAASGYQFGSQSVSGQGTAHANGAEANDPSTIFTNPAGLSRLDGTQMVLGATLVVPDSKYTDNGSTNVLGQSTGSGNGGTFAPKAVAAPTFYLSHKINDKITAGIGMFVPYGAKLDYGYDWAGRYALKGVNLQSLNINPSISFKLDERNSFGFGVSAQYMKATLDQMADATSGLALTAAKLGGINVPGLGLVTDPKMISQIMRSQGIGGDGLGRIEGDDWGFGWNVGYMFQLNDNTRFGLAYRSSVKQSLRGTSTWTFDRVTGTVTLPGVGTLPASVAAKSKHPDASASVDISTPETISANFFHQLNPQVALMGDVTWVRNSRLKQIDIKQSTVGGVPQGDLVIHQNWKDTWRLSLGSNYQLNDSWMLRGGLAWEQSPLQNDQDRHPALPDSDRLWLSLGANYKINKQSSIDLAYSFIDFKNATVNYTDSCNPTGVKADGSLCTGNGGTVKGSYKTYLQLIGVQYNYRF, from the coding sequence ATGAAGCTCAAGCATCTTAGCCTGTCCGTGATGATCATGGGCACCGCGTTCGGCCTGGCGTCCACACAGGCTGCTGCCTCGGGTTATCAGTTTGGTTCGCAGAGCGTGTCCGGCCAGGGCACCGCCCACGCCAACGGCGCGGAAGCCAACGATCCTTCCACCATCTTTACCAATCCGGCCGGCCTGAGCCGCCTGGATGGCACGCAAATGGTCCTGGGCGCCACGCTGGTGGTGCCGGACTCCAAGTACACCGACAATGGCTCCACCAATGTGTTGGGCCAGTCCACCGGCTCCGGCAACGGCGGCACTTTCGCGCCCAAGGCCGTCGCCGCGCCGACTTTCTATCTGTCGCACAAGATCAACGACAAGATCACCGCCGGCATCGGCATGTTCGTGCCGTATGGCGCCAAGCTCGACTATGGCTATGACTGGGCCGGCCGCTACGCGCTGAAGGGCGTCAATCTGCAGTCGCTGAACATCAACCCGTCTATTTCGTTCAAGCTGGACGAGCGCAACTCCTTCGGCTTCGGCGTGTCGGCGCAGTACATGAAGGCGACGCTGGATCAGATGGCTGACGCCACCAGCGGCCTGGCGCTGACCGCCGCCAAGCTCGGCGGCATCAATGTTCCGGGTCTGGGCTTGGTGACGGACCCGAAGATGATTTCGCAGATCATGCGCTCGCAGGGCATAGGCGGCGATGGCTTGGGCCGCATCGAAGGCGATGATTGGGGCTTTGGCTGGAACGTGGGTTATATGTTCCAGTTGAATGACAATACCCGCTTCGGCCTGGCTTACCGCTCCTCGGTCAAGCAGTCCCTGCGTGGCACTTCCACCTGGACCTTTGATCGCGTCACCGGCACCGTGACCCTGCCGGGCGTCGGCACTTTGCCGGCCTCCGTTGCCGCCAAGTCCAAGCATCCGGACGCGTCGGCCTCGGTGGATATTTCCACTCCGGAAACCATTTCCGCCAATTTCTTCCATCAGCTGAATCCGCAGGTTGCCTTGATGGGGGATGTGACCTGGGTGCGCAATTCGCGTCTGAAGCAGATCGATATCAAGCAGTCCACCGTGGGCGGCGTGCCGCAGGGCGATCTGGTGATCCATCAAAACTGGAAGGACACCTGGCGTCTTTCGCTCGGCTCCAACTATCAGCTGAACGATTCCTGGATGCTGCGCGGCGGTCTGGCCTGGGAGCAGTCCCCGCTGCAGAACGATCAAGACCGCCATCCGGCCCTGCCGGACAGCGATCGTCTGTGGCTGTCGCTGGGCGCCAACTACAAGATCAACAAGCAAAGCTCGATTGATCTGGCCTACAGCTTCATCGACTTCAAGAACGCCACGGTCAACTACACCGACTCTTGCAATCCGACCGGCGTGAAGGCCGACGGCTCGCTGTGCACCGGCAACGGCGGCACCGTCAAGGGTAGCTACAAGACCTATCTGCAGTTGATCGGCGTGCAGTACAACTACCGTTTCTAA
- a CDS encoding acyl-CoA dehydrogenase, with protein MIAAVILIALIVALAYCTAPVLAWTVGFAAWLAALQFVFHCQVSTAVWAVSAVVAAVLNIAPLRRAVFTGPVFGVFKKITPAMSQTEQEAINAGTVWWDRDLFSGKPDYNRLLSFPDPKLTAEEQAFIDGPTEQLCAMIDDWKITHELKDLPPEVWQFIKDHGFLGMIVKKKYGGLEFSNYAHAKVVTKIATRGGTAAVSVMVPNSLGPGELLQHYGTEEQKDYYLPRLAKGKEVPCFALTSPYAGSDAGAIPDFGVVCRGSYTHPRTGEHFENVLGVRVSWEKRWITLAPVATILGLAFKMYDPDHLLGDKEEIGITCALVPTEHVGVEIGRRHFPGGSAFMNGPTWGKDVFIPLEWIIGGREYAGQGWRMLVECLSVGRCISLPAMSVACGKLTTWTTGAYARVRDQFGLPIGKFEGVDEAMARIGGFTYQMEASQDLALTGLDNGEKPSVLSAILKYHNTERMRKTLNDAMDVHGGKAVVLGPRNYLARGYQAIPIGITVEGANILTRSMIIYGQGAIRCHPFVLREMKAAMANDGAEFDKAITGHINFVISNFVRSLWLGLTCSRFAKSPKGGVTAAYYKRVTRFSSAFALLSDMAMFSLGGSLKFREKLSARLGDMLSGLYIATASLKRFERDGAPKEDIAVMSWAVENALYDVQVAMDGFLANLPSRALAWVLRRVIFPWGLTLKPASDRTGTKVARAMMEPGGTRDRLTRGMYIPQEESDAVGVLGHALNAILATEPVEQKLRKLARDGKFKTITARERLAEALQTGLINQEEFDAVTRARKLKRDVIMVDDFDKKLEQHDDKLLQRLIF; from the coding sequence ATGATTGCTGCCGTAATTCTGATCGCGCTGATCGTCGCGCTGGCCTACTGCACCGCGCCGGTTCTGGCCTGGACCGTGGGTTTCGCCGCCTGGCTCGCCGCGCTCCAATTCGTTTTCCACTGTCAGGTCTCCACCGCCGTCTGGGCGGTGTCGGCCGTGGTCGCCGCGGTGCTGAACATCGCGCCGCTGCGCCGCGCCGTATTCACCGGTCCGGTGTTCGGCGTGTTCAAAAAGATCACGCCGGCCATGTCGCAAACCGAGCAGGAAGCCATCAACGCCGGCACGGTGTGGTGGGACCGCGACCTGTTCTCCGGCAAGCCGGACTACAATCGCCTGCTGTCCTTTCCGGACCCGAAGCTGACGGCCGAAGAACAGGCCTTCATCGACGGCCCGACCGAGCAGCTGTGCGCGATGATAGATGACTGGAAGATCACCCATGAGCTGAAGGACCTGCCGCCGGAAGTGTGGCAGTTCATCAAGGATCATGGATTCCTGGGCATGATCGTCAAGAAGAAGTACGGCGGCCTGGAGTTCTCCAACTACGCCCACGCCAAGGTAGTGACCAAGATCGCCACTCGCGGCGGCACGGCGGCCGTGTCGGTGATGGTGCCGAACTCGCTCGGCCCGGGCGAGCTGCTGCAGCACTACGGCACGGAAGAGCAGAAGGACTACTATCTGCCGCGCCTGGCCAAGGGCAAGGAAGTGCCGTGTTTCGCGCTGACCAGCCCTTACGCCGGCTCCGACGCCGGCGCCATTCCGGACTTCGGCGTGGTTTGCCGCGGCTCCTATACCCATCCGCGCACCGGCGAGCATTTCGAGAATGTGCTGGGCGTGCGGGTGAGCTGGGAAAAGCGCTGGATCACCCTGGCGCCGGTGGCCACCATCCTGGGCCTCGCGTTCAAGATGTATGACCCGGACCATCTGCTGGGCGACAAGGAAGAAATCGGCATCACTTGCGCGCTGGTTCCGACCGAGCACGTCGGCGTCGAAATCGGTCGCCGCCACTTCCCGGGCGGTTCCGCCTTCATGAACGGTCCGACCTGGGGCAAGGATGTGTTCATTCCGCTGGAATGGATCATCGGCGGCCGCGAATACGCCGGCCAAGGCTGGCGCATGTTGGTTGAGTGCTTGTCCGTCGGCCGCTGCATCTCGCTGCCGGCCATGTCCGTGGCTTGCGGCAAGCTGACCACCTGGACCACCGGCGCCTACGCCCGAGTGCGCGACCAGTTCGGCCTGCCCATCGGCAAGTTCGAGGGCGTGGACGAGGCCATGGCCCGCATCGGCGGCTTCACCTATCAAATGGAAGCCTCGCAGGATCTGGCCCTGACCGGCCTGGACAATGGCGAAAAGCCGTCCGTATTGTCCGCCATCCTGAAGTACCACAATACCGAGCGCATGCGCAAAACGCTGAACGATGCGATGGACGTGCATGGCGGCAAGGCCGTGGTGCTGGGCCCGCGCAACTATCTGGCGCGCGGCTACCAGGCCATTCCCATCGGCATCACCGTGGAAGGCGCCAACATCCTGACCCGTTCGATGATCATCTACGGCCAGGGCGCGATCCGCTGCCATCCGTTTGTATTGCGCGAGATGAAGGCCGCCATGGCCAATGACGGCGCCGAGTTCGACAAGGCCATCACAGGCCACATCAACTTCGTCATCAGCAACTTCGTGCGCTCGCTGTGGCTGGGCCTGACCTGCTCCCGTTTCGCCAAAAGCCCGAAGGGCGGCGTCACTGCGGCGTACTACAAACGCGTGACTCGTTTCTCCAGCGCCTTCGCGCTGCTGTCCGACATGGCGATGTTCAGCCTGGGCGGCTCGCTGAAGTTCCGCGAGAAGCTGTCGGCCCGTCTGGGCGACATGCTGTCCGGCCTGTACATCGCCACGGCTTCGCTGAAGCGCTTCGAGCGCGATGGCGCGCCGAAGGAAGACATCGCCGTGATGAGCTGGGCTGTGGAAAACGCGCTGTACGACGTGCAGGTGGCGATGGACGGCTTCCTGGCCAACCTGCCCAGCCGCGCGCTGGCCTGGGTGCTGCGCCGCGTGATCTTCCCGTGGGGCCTGACGCTGAAACCGGCGTCCGACCGCACCGGCACCAAGGTGGCGCGCGCCATGATGGAGCCGGGCGGCACGCGCGACCGCCTGACCCGCGGCATGTACATTCCGCAGGAGGAAAGCGACGCCGTGGGGGTGTTGGGCCATGCCCTGAACGCCATCCTGGCCACCGAGCCGGTGGAGCAGAAGCTGCGCAAGCTGGCGCGCGACGGCAAGTTCAAGACCATCACCGCGCGCGAACGCTTGGCGGAAGCCTTGCAAACCGGCCTGATCAATCAGGAAGAGTTCGACGCCGTCACCCGCGCCCGCAAGCTCAAGCGCGACGTGATCATGGTGGACGACTTCGACAAGAAGCTGGAGCAGCATGATGACAAATTGCTGCAGCGCCTGATTTTCTAA
- a CDS encoding PilZ domain-containing protein: MFDFKSLVTSLLSKNTPASSVAQSATLLVRDLPQAEYFTALVEIIKAISKINADTEMSLKERVKTLLYVDDKAASIHQQLCSDYLHSRAGSKGFLPTILAYWHELSTGYQMCLRLQKTSPSPALEMELQLIATRGLHHQMRLLAWNALRYLKPEGNAWQQGFRFYTYAEESGFARTPMALYAHSHQEFSCEQLLLQAGMLHLAQTENMLHKEIIAVDQLLMLICQSIPLEKQPPQEGPVFVYNLSLAEPPQPMLRGMAGKWHRYWSAYEITTRLADLMFDLDTRIPSQLAALDFQLEREEWADLCEKLAIRWSNDGGKSLRKSERSLHSSSANVSIGFERVAFQIKVQDVSPLDNDRADEWRINDISSTGMGLTFIGKAVDQLAIGRLTLVRTESHPPLLGVIRRILRQNNGTKVGIEILGQTPVGVSLLDPQQPENTPHGAIYITQPNSRQGQRWFLMSKELASPEKELVLTAQGKSYQIKLKDPRREFEDCNHINFDTLAKID, translated from the coding sequence ATGTTTGATTTCAAATCCCTCGTCACATCGCTTCTGAGCAAGAACACGCCGGCATCCAGCGTGGCGCAGTCGGCAACCCTGCTGGTACGCGACTTGCCGCAGGCAGAATACTTTACTGCCCTGGTGGAAATCATCAAGGCCATTTCCAAAATAAACGCCGACACCGAAATGTCGTTGAAAGAGCGCGTCAAAACGCTGCTCTACGTGGACGACAAAGCCGCCAGCATTCATCAGCAGCTTTGCAGCGACTATCTCCACTCGCGGGCGGGCAGCAAAGGATTTTTGCCCACCATTCTGGCCTACTGGCACGAACTGTCCACCGGCTACCAGATGTGTCTGCGCCTGCAGAAAACCAGTCCCAGCCCGGCGCTGGAGATGGAGCTGCAACTGATCGCCACGCGCGGCCTTCACCACCAGATGCGGCTGCTGGCCTGGAACGCCCTGCGCTACCTGAAGCCGGAAGGCAATGCCTGGCAGCAAGGCTTCCGCTTTTACACCTACGCCGAAGAATCCGGTTTCGCCCGCACGCCGATGGCGCTCTATGCCCACTCGCATCAGGAGTTCAGCTGCGAGCAACTGCTGCTGCAGGCAGGCATGCTGCATCTGGCGCAGACCGAAAACATGCTGCACAAGGAAATCATCGCCGTAGACCAGCTATTGATGCTGATCTGTCAGAGCATTCCGCTGGAAAAGCAGCCGCCGCAGGAAGGACCGGTTTTCGTCTACAACCTGTCCCTGGCCGAACCGCCGCAGCCCATGCTGCGCGGCATGGCCGGCAAATGGCACCGTTACTGGTCCGCTTATGAAATCACCACGCGCCTGGCCGACTTGATGTTCGACCTCGATACCCGCATCCCCTCGCAACTGGCCGCCCTGGACTTTCAGCTGGAGCGCGAGGAGTGGGCCGATCTATGCGAGAAGCTGGCTATACGCTGGTCCAACGACGGCGGCAAGTCTCTGCGTAAATCCGAACGCTCGCTGCACTCGTCCAGCGCCAATGTGTCCATCGGTTTCGAACGCGTCGCCTTCCAGATCAAGGTGCAGGATGTCAGCCCACTGGACAACGACCGCGCGGACGAGTGGCGCATCAACGACATCAGCAGCACCGGCATGGGCCTGACTTTCATCGGCAAGGCCGTGGACCAGCTGGCCATAGGCCGGCTCACTCTGGTGCGCACCGAAAGCCATCCGCCGCTGCTGGGCGTCATCCGCCGCATCCTGCGCCAGAACAACGGCACCAAGGTAGGCATAGAAATCCTGGGCCAGACGCCGGTGGGCGTATCCCTGCTCGATCCGCAACAGCCGGAAAACACGCCGCACGGCGCCATCTACATCACCCAGCCCAACTCCCGTCAGGGGCAGCGCTGGTTCTTGATGTCCAAGGAGCTGGCCAGCCCGGAAAAAGAGCTGGTTCTCACCGCGCAGGGCAAATCTTACCAGATCAAACTAAAGGATCCGCGGCGCGAATTCGAGGACTGCAACCATATCAACTTCGATACGCTGGCAAAGATAGATTAA